A DNA window from Ipomoea triloba cultivar NCNSP0323 chromosome 10, ASM357664v1 contains the following coding sequences:
- the LOC116032734 gene encoding helicase-like transcription factor CHR28: MMMANGAAEIRYPEEPSAAGGEDCENPEHLSIDLEALWGMLGDKNSDPPQSMLGDSPDEKPQGNSSSTHPFSATSFKPEALDCRIGVSNGSPSDLTGRPVIIDAPKFDSSFQVGSAVHVSDGSLSDWKLPGNESSGVELDMPSYDEPLSASNPAETFDYLGGNWGQYPDILSADIPSSSSSLLQQDFQYKSDFKLLPCNGDKMLNSKEEEQEPPTRYTSTDSMIGNEDLTGSTDEVWDGPTIANSDIKDLNFNYCGVDNSKFLTVMKASDQQHGQSSRFCTKSAHIKDRKDELINRKPFGAAETVIAKELSNPHFPRHLPFHSSKMDILYGKHQNKDMFPEFVNPGYHSNVFIDGTSEMPILINHDHGPDLLVGEKHLSLPTSSVKNQLGCARTENTHISGKTFDSHMATFTPQVFQISSYAEKPYADTDDDDDDDDVCILEDLSAPARPNPCVSKGKSLVTFQHATFSETFNHAGVGQMRLKLNNEQSVFQAALQDLSQPRSEDTPPDDALAVPLLRHQRIALSWMVKKETMNPHCSGGILADDQGLGKTISTISLILKERPSSVRVSTAISKQTEAETLNLDEDTAVDTQLPSKSDSCQANGSPITGAKKGRAAAGTLVVCPTSVLRQWSDELHNKVTSKANLSVLVYHGSNRTKDPLELAKYDVVVTTYAIVSMEVPKQRLVEDEDDETGKRTEGSMELSYSKKRKNPPSSGKKSSKLKKGMDSELLDTYTRPLARVAWFRVVLDEAQYIKNHKTQVARACWGLRAKRRWCLSGTPIQNAIDDLYSYFRFLRFDPYSSHKVFCASLKVPIQKNSSSGYKKLQAVLKTVMLRRTKGTHIDGEPIIALPPKRIELKKVEFTDEERNFYCKLEADSRAQFAKYAAAGTVKQNYVNILLMLLRLRQACDHPLLVGGSNSSSVWRSSTDMAKKLPQEKQIELLNCLEASLAICGVCNDPPEDAVVSICGHVFCNQCICEQLTGDDTHCPAQNCKMRLSVSSVFSKSILVGSLSDQPNAVTDLDCPGSRPCKTSDFSSMGCSSYDSSKIKAALEVLLSLSKPQESTPRIVSRCDQGQMSCSGDSQVKMNLDTNGYSKCSTKIAGEKALVFSQWTGMLDLLEACLKTSSIQYRRLDGTMSIVARDKAVKDFNTIPEVTVMIMSLKAASLGLNLVSACHVLLLDLWWNPTTEDQAIDRAHRIGQTRPVTVLRLTVKDTVEDRILALQQKKREMVASAFGEDENGARQTRLTTEDLEYLFRI, translated from the exons ATGATGATGGCGAACGGGGCCGCGGAAATACGGTATCCGGAGGAGCCGTCGGCAGCCGGCGGCGAGGATTGTGAAAACCCCGAGCATCTGTCTATCGATCTCGAGGCGCTATGGGGCATGCTTGGGGATAAGAATTCCGACCCTCCGCAG AGTATGCTCGGGGATTCACCAGATGAAAAGCCACAAG gaAACTCTTCCTCAACGCATCCATTTTCAGCAACTTCATTTAAGCCAGAGGCTTTGGATTGTAGGATTGGAGTTTCAAATGGTTCACCTAGCGATTTGACAGGGAGACCTGTAATAATTGATGCCCCAAAGTTTGACTCTTCATTTCAAGTTGGCTCTGCAGTGCATGTTTCAGATGGGAGCCTGAGTGACTGGAAGCTTCCAGGCAATG AATCTTCTGGGGTGGAATTGGATATGCCTTCATATGATGAACCTCTCTCTGCCTCCAATCCAGCTGAGACTTTTGATTATTTGGGTGGAAATTGGGGGCAGTACCCTGACATATTGTCAGCAGATattccatcatcatcatcatctctttTACAACAGGATTTTCAATACAAGTCTGATTTTAAGTTGTTGCCTTGTAATGGTGATAAGATGCTTAATTCAAAGGAAGAAGAACAGGAACCTCCAACTCGGTATACTAGCACAGACAGCATGATAGGCAATGAGGATTTGACAGGAAGTACAGACGAAGTTTGGGATGGTCCTACAATTGCTAACTCTGATATCAAGGATCTGAATTTTAACTATTGTGGTGTTGATAATAGTAAATTCCTTACTGTGATGAAGGCCTCTGATCAGCAGCACGGTCAGTCAAGTAGGTTCTGTACAAAGTCAGCACATATAAAGGATAGAAAGGATGAACTGATTAATAGGAAACCATTTGGTGCTGCTGAAACAGTCATTGCTAAAGAACTTTCAAATCCACATTTCCCTCGTCATTTGCCTTTCCATTCAAGCAAAATGGATATACTTTATGGAAAGCATCAAAATAAAGATATGTTCCCCGAGTTTGTAAACCCTGGCTATCATTCTAATGTGTTCATTGATGGTACTTCTGAAATGCCCATTCTTATTAATCATGATCATGGTCCAGATTTACTGGTTGGAGAGAAACATCTTTCATTGCCAACTTCTTCAGTTAAGAATCAGTTAGGTTGTGCTAGAACAGAGAACACACATATTTCGGGGAAGACATTTGACTCCCATATGGCAACATTTACCCCCCAAGTATTTCAAATTAGTTCATACGCTGAAAAACCTTATGCTGATACAGATGACgacgacgatgatgatgatgtgtgCATTCTTGAGGATTTGAGTGCACCTGCACGGCCAAATCCATGTGTGTCTAAAGGAAAGTCCCTCGTTACTTTTCAGCATGCTACATTTAGTGAAACTTTTAATCATGCTGGAGTGGGACAGATGAGGCTCAAGTTAAATAATGAGCAATCTGTTTTCCAAGCTGCCCTGCag GACCTTTCTCAGCCAAGATCAGAAGATACTCCTCCAGATGATGCTTTGGCTGTTCCTCTTTTGAGACATCAG CGAATTGCTTTATCATGGATGGTTAAGAAGGAAACAATGAATCCACACTGTTCTGGTGGGATTCTTGCAGATGATCAG GGACTTGGAAAGACAATATCGACTATTTCACTTATACTCAAAGAAAGGCCTTCATCCGTCAGAGTCTCTACAGCCATCTCAAAACAAACAGAGGCAGAGACATTGAATTTGGATGAGGACACTGCTGTTGATACACAATTGCCAAGTAAAAGTGATTCTTGTCAAGCCAATGGAAGTCCCATTACAGGTGCTAAAAAAGGTAGGGCAGCTGCTGGCACCCTTGTTGTATGTCCAACGAGTGTCCTTCGTCAATGGTCTGATGAATTGCATAATAAGGTAACAAGCAAAGCCAATCTTTCTGTTCTTGTATACCATGGAAGCAACAGAACCAAGGATCCTTTAGAGCTAGCCAAGTATGATGTTGTGGTTACAACATATGCAATTGTAAGCATGGAAGTTCCAAAGCAGCGTCttgttgaagatgaagatgacgAGACAGGAAAGCGAACTGAGGGTTCTATGGAACTTTCATATAGTAAAAAGAGGAAAAATCCTCCGAGCTCAGGAAAGAAATCATCAAAGCTCAAAAAGGGAATGGACAGTGAATTGCTTGATACTTATACTCGTCCCCTTGCTCGAGTTGCATGGTTTAGGGTTGTATTAGATGAGGCTCAATACATCAAGAATCACAAAACTCAAGTAGCTCGGGCTTGTTGGGGTCTGCGTGCGAAACGCCGGTGGTGCTTGTCGGGTACACCTATCCAAAATGCAATTGATGATCTGTATAGCTACTTCAGATTTCTCAGATTTGATCCATATTCTTCACATAAAGTATTTTGTGCGTCACTCAAAGTCccaattcaaaaaaattcatcAAGTGGGTATAAAAAGCTGCAAGCTGTGCTTAAGACCGTAATGCTTCGTCGCACTAAAG GTACACATATTGATGGAGAACCAATCATTGCCCTTCCACCTAAAagaatagaattaaaaaaagtgGAATTTACAGACGAGGAACGAAATTTCTACTGCAAACTTGAGGCTGATTCACGTGCACAATTTGCA AAATATGCTGCTGCTGGAACTGTCAAACAGAATTATGTCAACATATTACTGATGCTTTTGCGACTTCGTCAAGCTTGTGATCATCCTCTTCTGGTTGGGGGATCCAATTCAAGTTCGGTCTGGAGATCCTCTACTGATATGGCCAAGAAACTGCCCCAGGAGAAACAAATTGAACTCTTGAATTGTTTGGAGGCTTCATTAGCAATTTGTGGCGTATGCAAT GATCCTCCAGAAGATGCTGTCGTTTCAATCTGTGGCCATGTCTTTTGCAATCAGTGCATTTGTGAACAGCTAACTGGCGATGATACCCACTGTCCTGCTCAAAATTGCAAAATGCGGCTCAGTGTTTCTTCAGTATTCTCTAAATCAATTCTAGTTGGTTCTTTATCTGATCAGCCCAATGCAGTAACTGATCTTGATTGCCCTGGTTCTAGACCATGCAAAACATCTGACTTTTCGTCTATGGGATGTTCATCATATGATTCATCAAAAATCAAGGCCGCACTTGAGGTGCTTCTGTCTCTGTCTAAACCACAGGAGTCCACTCCTAGAATTGTCTCAAGATGTGATCAAGGACAAATGTCTTGTTCAGGGGATTCACAGGTTAAAATGAATTTGGACACGAATGGATATTCTAAATGTTCAACTAAAATAGCTGGAGAGAAAGCACTTGTCTTTTCCCAATGGACAGGGATGTTGGATTTGCTTGAAGCTTGTCTAAAAACTTCCTCTATTCAGTACAGGAGACTAGATGGAACTATGTCTATTGTAGCCAGAGACAAAGCTGTGAAAGATTTCAACACAATTCCAGAG GTGACTGTCATGATTATGTCTCTAAAAGCTGCAAGCCTGGGACTGAACTTGGTTTCAGCTTGTCATGTACTCCTCCTGGACCTGTGGTGGAACCCGACAACTGAGGATCAAGCAATTGACAGAGCACATCGCATTGGGCAGACTCGTCCTGTTACAGTTTTGCGGTTGACTGTAAAAGATACAGTTGAAGATCGTATTTTGGCTCTTCAG caaaaaaagagagaaatggTTGCATCAGCATTCGGAGAGGATGAGAATGGTGCTCGACAGACTCGTCTAACAACAGAGGACTTGGAATACCTGTTCAGGATATAA